A single genomic interval of Nocardioides palaemonis harbors:
- the rbfA gene encoding 30S ribosome-binding factor RbfA: protein MSNPRVRKIADRIQVVVAEMLERRIKDPRLGFVTVTDVRVTGDSQQASIFYTVLGSEDDLASTAAALESAKGVIRSEVAKQLGMRIVPTLTFIPDALPESARALDEVLARARQQDEEVAARRVEAYAGEADPYKKPREVVDEDDLDDDEDLDD, encoded by the coding sequence ATGAGCAACCCCCGCGTCCGCAAGATCGCCGACCGGATCCAGGTCGTCGTCGCCGAGATGCTCGAGCGCAGGATCAAGGACCCGCGCCTCGGCTTCGTCACCGTCACCGACGTGCGCGTCACCGGCGACTCCCAGCAGGCGTCGATCTTCTACACCGTCCTCGGAAGCGAGGACGACCTCGCCAGCACCGCGGCCGCGCTGGAGTCGGCCAAGGGCGTGATCCGCTCCGAGGTCGCCAAGCAGCTCGGCATGCGGATCGTCCCGACCCTGACCTTCATCCCCGACGCCCTCCCGGAGAGCGCCCGTGCGCTCGACGAGGTGCTGGCCCGCGCCCGCCAGCAGGACGAGGAGGTCGCCGCGCGCCGCGTCGAGGCCTACGCCGGTGAGGCCGACCCGTACAAGAAGCCGCGTGAGGTCGTCGACGAGGACGACCTGGACGACGACGAGGACCTCGACGACTGA
- the truB gene encoding tRNA pseudouridine(55) synthase TruB: MADSGLVVVDKSAGMTSHDVVARVRRLAGTRKVGHAGTLDPMATGVLVLGVERATRLLGHLMLTEKAYDATILLGVATTTDDAEGEVTATAATDGLDPDDVRDQLARFVGDIEQVPTAVSAIKVDGKRAYARVRDGEQVELKARPVTVHELVVHEVALPEVRISLRCSSGTYVRAIARDLGAALGVGGHLTALRRTAVGPFDLAVARTLERLTDDFGVVPIADAARASFPGVDLHEEQAAHVRFGRGLDLVLPGEGPHAVFAPDGTFLALYEQRGAEARPVAVFV; the protein is encoded by the coding sequence ATGGCCGACTCCGGACTGGTCGTGGTCGACAAGTCCGCGGGCATGACCTCCCACGACGTCGTCGCGCGGGTGCGCCGGCTCGCCGGCACCCGCAAGGTCGGCCACGCCGGCACGCTCGACCCGATGGCCACCGGCGTGCTGGTGCTCGGGGTGGAGCGGGCCACGCGGTTGCTCGGGCACCTGATGCTGACCGAGAAGGCCTACGACGCCACGATCCTCCTCGGCGTCGCGACGACGACCGACGACGCCGAGGGCGAGGTCACCGCCACGGCGGCGACCGACGGCCTCGACCCCGACGACGTGCGCGACCAGCTCGCGCGGTTCGTCGGTGACATCGAGCAGGTGCCCACGGCCGTGTCCGCGATCAAGGTCGACGGCAAGCGGGCCTACGCCCGCGTCCGCGACGGGGAGCAGGTGGAGCTCAAGGCCCGCCCGGTCACGGTCCACGAGCTCGTCGTCCACGAGGTGGCGCTGCCCGAGGTGCGGATCTCGCTGCGCTGCTCGTCCGGGACGTACGTCCGCGCGATCGCCCGCGACCTCGGCGCGGCGCTCGGCGTCGGTGGCCACCTGACTGCGTTGCGGCGCACCGCCGTCGGTCCGTTCGACCTGGCGGTGGCCCGCACCCTCGAGCGGCTCACCGACGACTTCGGCGTCGTGCCGATCGCCGACGCGGCCCGGGCGTCGTTCCCGGGCGTGGACCTCCACGAGGAGCAGGCCGCCCACGTCCGGTTCGGGCGCGGTCTCGACCTGGTCCTCCCCGGGGAGGGACCGCACGCGGTCTTCGCCCCGGACGGGACCTTCCTCGCGCTCTACGAGCAGCGCGGCGCCGAGGCCCGCCCGGTCGCCGTCTTCGTCTGA
- a CDS encoding bifunctional riboflavin kinase/FAD synthetase, producing the protein MQIWRDVDDVPADLGRTVVSIGNFDGVHRGHAHVLRQARETATRLGVDTVVAVTFDPHPMAVLRPEHAPPTLTSIETRARLLEGAGVDAILVVGFDREIAGWSPEEFIDRVLVDGLHAAAVVVGSNFRFGAKAAGEVATLVAAGGSRGFETVGVALDGGPQVWSSTYVRQCLATGDVAGASEALGRPFTVRGTVVEGDKRGRELGYPTANVPVPPVDAAPADGVYAGWLTRLDTGERYPAAISVGTNPTFEGERERRVESYVLDRDDLELYGVEVEVAFTERLRGMVKFDGIDALLETMADDVVRAREVLGA; encoded by the coding sequence GTGCAGATCTGGCGAGACGTCGACGACGTGCCGGCCGACCTCGGCCGCACGGTCGTCAGCATCGGCAACTTCGACGGCGTCCACCGCGGGCACGCCCACGTGCTGCGGCAGGCCCGCGAGACCGCGACCCGGCTGGGTGTCGACACGGTCGTCGCGGTCACGTTCGACCCGCACCCGATGGCCGTGCTGCGACCCGAGCACGCCCCGCCCACGCTCACCTCGATCGAGACCCGCGCGCGGCTGCTCGAGGGTGCCGGGGTCGACGCGATCCTGGTGGTGGGCTTCGACCGGGAGATCGCCGGCTGGTCGCCGGAGGAGTTCATCGACCGGGTGCTGGTCGACGGGCTGCACGCCGCGGCGGTCGTCGTCGGCTCCAACTTCCGCTTCGGCGCCAAGGCGGCCGGTGAGGTCGCCACGCTGGTCGCCGCCGGCGGCTCCCGCGGCTTCGAGACCGTCGGGGTGGCCCTCGACGGCGGCCCGCAGGTCTGGAGCTCGACCTACGTGCGCCAGTGCCTGGCCACCGGTGACGTCGCCGGCGCGTCGGAGGCGCTGGGCCGCCCCTTCACCGTGCGCGGCACGGTCGTCGAGGGGGACAAGCGCGGCCGCGAGCTCGGCTACCCGACGGCCAACGTCCCGGTGCCGCCGGTCGACGCCGCGCCGGCCGACGGCGTCTACGCCGGCTGGCTGACCCGGCTCGACACGGGCGAGCGCTACCCCGCGGCGATCTCCGTCGGCACCAACCCGACCTTCGAGGGCGAGCGCGAGCGGCGGGTCGAGTCCTACGTCCTGGATCGCGACGACCTCGAGCTCTACGGCGTCGAGGTCGAGGTCGCCTTCACCGAGCGGCTGCGCGGGATGGTGAAGTTCGACGGGATTGACGCGCTGCTGGAGACGATGGCCGACGACGTCGTCCGGGCGCGCGAGGTCCTGGGTGCCTGA
- a CDS encoding HPr family phosphocarrier protein has product MPSKSVVVGSAVGLHARPAAIIAEKAGELGSDVTINGVDASSSLMIMTLGAGHGDTVEVAGDDEAAVDAIAALVEQDLDA; this is encoded by the coding sequence ATGCCCAGCAAGTCCGTCGTCGTCGGCTCCGCCGTCGGCCTGCACGCCCGCCCCGCCGCCATCATCGCCGAGAAGGCCGGCGAGCTCGGCTCCGACGTCACCATCAACGGCGTCGACGCCAGCTCGTCGCTGATGATCATGACCCTCGGCGCCGGCCACGGCGACACCGTCGAGGTCGCCGGCGACGACGAGGCGGCGGTCGACGCGATCGCCGCGCTGGTCGAGCAGGACCTCGACGCCTGA
- a CDS encoding PTS fructose transporter subunit IIABC, with product MTDLITTALVRLGADWGSDKHDVIRALAGVVDDAGRATDKDQLVEDAFARESTSATGLPGGIAIPHCRTAGVEVPTLAFARLEPPVDFGAKDGPADIAFLIAAPAGGDADHLTILTKLARALVKPAFTDALRAAETDEDVVDLVTHELGEPAPAKHAAAPAAAAAAPAAAAAPAAAAAAPAAAAASSEKPSLVAVTACPTGIAHTYMAAEALEAAAERAGVRLQVETQGSAGSTPLSPDTIAAAGAVIFAVDVGVRDRGRFAGKPMVSSGVKRPIDDADAMVAEALRYAADPASAPKVEGEASSAGAGHAADESWGGRIRRVLMTGVSYMIPFVAAGGLLIALGFLFGGYEIVNDGQSIAVDNTLFNLPDVNELGLDHALAGSSFFAYLGALFFTLGAAAFGFLVPALAGYIAYAIADRPGIAPGFVMGAIAGTLNSGFLGGIIGGVLAGLAAHWIASWKVPTWARGLMPVLVIPLLATLISGFVMVVVLGKPLASLMSALTDGLNSMSGGSAVLLGVILGLMMAFDMGGPLNKTAYAFATAGLGAAATATDAPQLKVMAAVMLAGMVPPLALALATVVRPGLFTVPERENGKAAWLMGASFITEGAIPFAAADPLRVIPSIMAGSAVTGALSMGLDVGLRAPHGGIFVLFAVDNKIWFLVALLAGVLVSAALVIVLKSLGRTDADLATV from the coding sequence ATGACCGACCTCATCACCACCGCACTCGTGCGGCTCGGAGCCGACTGGGGCTCCGACAAGCACGACGTGATCCGGGCGCTCGCCGGCGTCGTCGACGACGCCGGCCGCGCGACCGACAAGGACCAGCTGGTCGAGGACGCGTTCGCCCGCGAGTCCACCTCGGCGACCGGCCTGCCCGGCGGCATCGCGATCCCGCACTGCCGCACCGCCGGCGTCGAGGTCCCGACGCTCGCGTTCGCCCGGCTCGAGCCGCCGGTCGACTTCGGCGCCAAGGACGGCCCGGCCGACATCGCCTTCCTCATCGCCGCGCCCGCCGGTGGCGACGCCGACCACCTCACCATCCTCACCAAGCTGGCCCGCGCGCTGGTGAAGCCCGCCTTCACCGACGCCCTGCGCGCCGCCGAGACCGACGAGGACGTCGTCGACCTGGTCACCCACGAGCTCGGCGAGCCGGCGCCGGCCAAGCACGCCGCCGCACCGGCCGCTGCTGCCGCCGCTCCTGCCGCTGCCGCCGCTCCTGCCGCTGCCGCCGCGGCACCCGCTGCCGCCGCGGCCTCGTCGGAGAAGCCGTCGCTGGTGGCGGTCACCGCCTGCCCGACCGGCATCGCGCACACCTACATGGCAGCCGAGGCCCTCGAGGCCGCCGCCGAGCGCGCGGGCGTACGCCTCCAGGTCGAGACGCAGGGCTCGGCCGGGTCGACCCCCCTGTCCCCCGACACCATCGCCGCCGCCGGCGCCGTCATCTTCGCCGTCGACGTGGGGGTCCGCGACCGCGGCCGCTTCGCCGGCAAGCCGATGGTCAGCAGCGGCGTGAAGCGCCCGATCGACGACGCCGACGCGATGGTCGCCGAGGCGCTGCGCTACGCCGCCGACCCGGCCAGTGCACCCAAGGTCGAGGGCGAGGCGTCGTCCGCCGGCGCCGGCCACGCCGCCGACGAGTCATGGGGCGGCCGGATCCGCCGCGTGCTGATGACCGGCGTGTCCTACATGATCCCGTTCGTCGCGGCCGGTGGTCTGCTGATCGCGCTCGGCTTCCTCTTCGGCGGCTACGAGATCGTCAACGACGGCCAGTCGATCGCGGTCGACAACACGCTGTTCAACCTGCCCGACGTCAACGAGCTCGGCCTCGACCACGCGCTCGCCGGCAGCTCGTTCTTCGCCTACCTCGGCGCGCTGTTCTTCACCCTCGGAGCGGCCGCGTTCGGCTTCCTCGTGCCGGCGCTCGCCGGCTACATCGCCTACGCCATCGCCGACCGCCCCGGTATCGCCCCCGGCTTCGTGATGGGCGCGATCGCCGGCACTCTCAACTCCGGCTTCCTCGGCGGCATCATCGGCGGCGTCCTCGCCGGTCTCGCCGCTCACTGGATCGCCTCGTGGAAGGTCCCGACCTGGGCCCGCGGGCTGATGCCCGTGCTGGTGATCCCGCTCTTGGCGACCCTCATCTCCGGGTTCGTCATGGTGGTCGTCCTCGGCAAGCCGCTCGCCAGCCTGATGTCCGCCCTCACGGACGGCCTCAACAGCATGAGCGGCGGCTCCGCGGTCCTGCTCGGCGTCATCCTCGGCCTGATGATGGCCTTCGACATGGGCGGCCCGCTCAACAAGACGGCCTACGCCTTCGCGACCGCCGGTCTCGGCGCCGCCGCCACCGCGACGGACGCCCCGCAGCTCAAGGTCATGGCCGCCGTCATGCTCGCCGGCATGGTGCCGCCGCTGGCACTCGCGCTCGCCACCGTCGTACGCCCCGGGCTCTTCACGGTCCCCGAGCGGGAGAACGGCAAGGCCGCCTGGCTGATGGGCGCGTCGTTCATCACCGAGGGCGCGATCCCGTTCGCGGCGGCCGACCCGCTGCGCGTGATCCCGTCGATCATGGCCGGCAGCGCCGTCACCGGAGCGCTCTCGATGGGCCTCGACGTGGGGCTGCGCGCCCCGCACGGCGGCATCTTCGTGCTCTTCGCCGTGGACAACAAGATCTGGTTCCTCGTGGCGCTGCTCGCCGGCGTCCTCGTCAGCGCCGCCCTCGTGATCGTCCTCAAGAGCTTGGGCCGCACCGACGCCGACCTCGCTACCGTCTGA
- a CDS encoding 1-phosphofructokinase family hexose kinase: protein MILTLTPNPSIDRTVALDGELVRGQVHRVASVTSQAGGKGVNISRAAVSADIPSIAVVPAAKEDPFVLELLGAGIDCRPVQPAGDVRVNLTITEPDGTTTKLNSPGAEVLPLHLELMAQAVLVRAASASWTVLAGSLPAGAPPTFYADLVRRLREAGGHVAVDTSEAPLQALVDALPHAAPDLMKPNGEELASFTGGDADTLESDPAAAAAAARQLVDRGVGAVLATLGGNGAVLVTEEGAWHATPPPTTVVSTVGAGDSSLFGYLLGDIRGLAAPDRLALAVSYGSAAAGLPGTTIPLPSQLRTELVGVTALGVIA, encoded by the coding sequence ATGATCCTCACCCTCACCCCCAACCCGAGCATCGACCGCACCGTCGCCCTCGACGGCGAGCTGGTCCGCGGCCAGGTCCACCGGGTCGCCTCGGTGACCTCGCAGGCCGGCGGCAAGGGCGTCAACATCTCCCGCGCGGCGGTCAGCGCCGACATCCCCAGCATCGCCGTGGTCCCGGCCGCCAAGGAGGACCCGTTCGTCCTCGAGCTGCTCGGCGCGGGCATCGACTGCCGACCCGTCCAGCCCGCCGGCGACGTACGGGTCAACCTCACCATCACCGAGCCCGACGGCACGACGACCAAGCTCAACTCCCCCGGCGCCGAGGTGCTGCCGCTCCACCTCGAGCTGATGGCCCAGGCCGTCCTGGTCCGCGCCGCCTCCGCGTCCTGGACCGTGCTGGCCGGCTCGCTGCCCGCGGGCGCACCGCCGACGTTCTACGCCGACCTCGTACGCCGGCTGCGCGAGGCCGGCGGCCACGTCGCGGTCGACACCTCCGAGGCACCGCTCCAGGCCCTGGTCGACGCGCTCCCGCACGCCGCCCCCGACCTGATGAAGCCCAACGGCGAGGAGCTCGCCTCCTTCACCGGGGGCGACGCCGACACCCTCGAGTCCGATCCGGCCGCCGCCGCGGCCGCGGCCCGACAGCTCGTCGACCGGGGGGTCGGGGCCGTCCTCGCCACCCTCGGCGGCAACGGCGCCGTCCTCGTGACCGAGGAGGGTGCCTGGCACGCCACCCCTCCGCCCACGACCGTCGTCAGCACCGTGGGCGCCGGTGACTCCAGCCTCTTCGGCTACCTCCTCGGCGACATCCGGGGGCTCGCCGCCCCCGACCGCCTCGCCCTCGCAGTCTCCTACGGCAGCGCCGCCGCAGGCCTACCCGGCACCACCATCCCCCTGCCCTCGCAGCTCCGCACGGAGCTCGTCGGCGTCACCGCACTGGGAGTCATCGCATGA
- a CDS encoding DeoR/GlpR family DNA-binding transcription regulator: protein MYAEERQQAMAQLISRRGRLSVVQLAGEFEVTTETVRRDLSTLDRMGLVRRVHGGAVPAGSLTVIESGIGERDQSNTQAKEAIAAAAVALLPPPDSVVVIDAGTTTARFAAALPRDHRLTVITHAVPVATRLAGLPQIELHLLPGRVRPTTHAAVGADTVTALHELRADVAFVATNGITVGHGLTTPDADEAATKRAIIACARRTVVLADSTKFGVETAVRFATLDSLDALVTDGATDTADRRALEQAGIEVVVA from the coding sequence ATGTACGCCGAGGAACGCCAGCAGGCGATGGCCCAGCTGATCAGTCGTCGCGGTCGGTTGTCGGTGGTGCAGCTCGCCGGGGAGTTCGAGGTCACCACGGAGACCGTGCGCCGCGACCTGTCGACGCTGGACCGGATGGGCCTCGTCCGACGGGTGCACGGCGGGGCGGTCCCCGCCGGTTCGCTCACCGTCATCGAATCAGGGATCGGCGAGCGCGACCAGAGCAACACGCAGGCCAAGGAGGCGATCGCCGCGGCGGCCGTCGCGCTGCTCCCGCCGCCGGACTCGGTGGTCGTCATCGACGCCGGCACCACGACGGCCCGCTTCGCCGCCGCCCTCCCCCGCGACCACCGGCTGACCGTGATCACCCACGCGGTCCCGGTCGCGACCCGGCTCGCCGGTCTCCCCCAGATCGAGCTGCACCTGCTGCCCGGGCGGGTCCGGCCCACCACGCACGCCGCGGTCGGCGCAGACACCGTCACCGCGCTGCACGAGCTGCGTGCCGACGTCGCGTTCGTCGCCACCAACGGCATCACCGTCGGTCACGGCCTCACCACGCCCGACGCCGACGAGGCCGCCACCAAGCGGGCGATCATCGCGTGCGCACGGCGCACCGTCGTGCTGGCCGACTCCACCAAGTTCGGCGTGGAGACCGCGGTCCGGTTCGCCACCCTCGACAGCCTCGACGCGCTGGTCACCGACGGCGCCACCGACACCGCCGACCGCCGGGCGCTCGAGCAGGCCGGGATCGAGGTGGTGGTCGCATGA
- the ptsP gene encoding phosphoenolpyruvate--protein phosphotransferase gives MTTPASTTLSGTPVVPGVAAGPVLHVRGEVSPDAIARYGEGDFADADAALAGYDEAAAAVAATFTEKAASAQGAAAEVLTASAGLARDKGLRSAVAKNLQAGQGPVAAVQGAVEQFVTIFTNMGGLMAERVTDLRDIERRVVAHLVGEPAPGVPTPSEPSILVAEDLAPSDTSGLDPALVTALVTERGGATSHTAIIARQLGIPCVVGAAGITELAEGTFVVVDGEAGTIEQGADREEASARVEESRRLREELAAWDGPAATADGMPVKLLANVADGPSAESAGVEPVQGVGLFRTELCFLNRKDEPGVEEQADIYAGVLAPYADGRYVVVRTLDAGSDKPIAFATHEGEENPALGVRGLRLSFDNPGLMDRQLDGIAAAAERTGTETWVMAPMVATVAEAADFAAKVRARGLKPGVMVEIPSAALLAHRMLEVVDFLSIGTNDLTQYAMAADRMATDLAHLTDPWQPAVLQLIAITAHAGAEAGKPVGVCGEAAADPLLATALIGMGITSLSMAARAVRPVGAQLARVSFETCEIAAEAALGAPDPMAARAAVREVLGH, from the coding sequence ATGACCACACCCGCCAGCACCACCCTGAGCGGGACCCCGGTCGTTCCGGGTGTCGCCGCCGGACCCGTCCTCCACGTGCGCGGCGAGGTCTCGCCGGACGCCATCGCGCGCTACGGCGAGGGCGACTTCGCCGACGCCGATGCCGCGCTCGCCGGCTACGACGAGGCGGCCGCCGCCGTCGCCGCGACCTTCACCGAGAAGGCCGCCTCGGCGCAGGGGGCCGCGGCCGAGGTGCTGACCGCGAGCGCCGGCCTCGCTCGCGACAAGGGCCTGAGGTCAGCGGTGGCGAAGAACCTCCAGGCCGGCCAGGGTCCGGTCGCGGCGGTGCAGGGCGCGGTCGAGCAGTTCGTCACGATCTTCACCAACATGGGCGGCCTGATGGCCGAGCGGGTCACCGACCTGCGCGACATCGAGCGCCGCGTGGTCGCCCACCTCGTCGGTGAGCCGGCGCCCGGGGTGCCGACGCCGTCCGAGCCGTCGATCCTCGTCGCGGAGGACCTCGCTCCGAGCGACACCTCCGGCCTCGACCCCGCGCTGGTCACCGCCCTCGTCACCGAGCGCGGCGGCGCCACCAGCCACACCGCGATCATCGCCCGCCAGCTCGGCATCCCCTGCGTCGTCGGTGCCGCGGGCATCACCGAGCTGGCCGAGGGGACCTTCGTCGTCGTCGACGGCGAGGCCGGCACCATCGAGCAGGGTGCCGACCGTGAGGAGGCGTCGGCGCGGGTGGAGGAGAGCCGCCGCCTGCGCGAGGAGCTCGCCGCCTGGGACGGCCCGGCGGCGACCGCCGACGGGATGCCGGTCAAGCTGCTCGCCAACGTCGCCGACGGGCCGTCCGCGGAGTCGGCCGGCGTCGAGCCGGTCCAGGGCGTCGGCCTGTTCCGCACCGAGCTGTGCTTCCTCAACCGCAAGGACGAGCCGGGCGTGGAGGAGCAGGCCGACATCTACGCCGGCGTCCTCGCGCCCTACGCCGACGGCCGGTACGTCGTCGTCCGCACCCTCGACGCGGGGTCCGACAAGCCCATCGCCTTCGCGACCCACGAGGGCGAGGAGAACCCCGCCCTCGGCGTGCGTGGCCTCCGGCTCAGCTTCGACAACCCGGGCCTGATGGACCGCCAGCTCGACGGCATCGCCGCGGCCGCGGAGCGTACGGGCACCGAGACCTGGGTGATGGCGCCGATGGTGGCCACCGTCGCCGAGGCCGCCGACTTCGCGGCGAAGGTGCGCGCCCGGGGCCTCAAGCCCGGGGTGATGGTCGAGATCCCGAGCGCGGCGCTGCTGGCCCACCGGATGCTCGAGGTCGTCGACTTCCTCTCCATCGGCACCAACGACCTCACCCAGTACGCGATGGCCGCCGACCGGATGGCCACCGACCTCGCCCACCTCACCGACCCCTGGCAGCCGGCCGTGCTCCAGCTGATCGCCATCACCGCCCACGCGGGTGCCGAGGCCGGCAAGCCGGTCGGCGTCTGCGGCGAGGCCGCCGCTGACCCGCTGCTCGCGACCGCCCTCATCGGCATGGGCATCACCTCTCTGTCGATGGCGGCACGCGCCGTCCGCCCGGTCGGCGCACAGCTCGCGCGGGTGAGCTTCGAGACCTGCGAGATCGCCGCCGAGGCCGCCCTCGGCGCCCCCGACCCGATGGCCGCGCGTGCGGCCGTACGCGAGGTGCTGGGCCACTGA